A genomic stretch from Erigeron canadensis isolate Cc75 chromosome 9, C_canadensis_v1, whole genome shotgun sequence includes:
- the LOC122580914 gene encoding uncharacterized protein LOC122580914: MELSLQTIIPVTSFSNGKELKFKDYTMFYKSSFVSYPAKPKETLIPHGLPETAASVAVAATVVGAAATLLARRTKSIETAQSVPTRTCDDCGGSGICPECKGEGFVLKRMSDGSAEKARLNAKNMATRYTAGLPKKWSYCTKCLSARSCKSCDGSGKLSL; the protein is encoded by the exons ATGGAGCTTTCTTTGCAGACTATCATTCCTGTTACTTCATTCTCAAATG GGAAGGAATTGAAGTTTAAAGACTACACCATGTTCTATAAAAGTTCTTTTGTCTCATATCCTGCAAAGCCAAAAGAAACTTTAATACCACATGGATTACCGGAAACAGCTGCTTCTGTTGCAGTTGCCGCCACAGTGGTGGGTGCAGCTGCCACCCTTTTGGCTAGGAGAACCAAGTCTATAGAGACAGCCCAG TCTGTTCCAACAAGAACTTGTGACGATTGTGGTGGTTCAGGGATATGTCCTGAATGCAAAGGCGAAGGATTTGTGCTGAAAAGAATGTCAGATGGAAGTGCCGAGAAAGCCAGATTGAATGCGAAGAATATGGCTACTAGATACACAGCAGG GCTACCGAAGAAATGGAGTTACTGCACGAAATGCTTGTCAGCTCGATCTTGTAAATCCTGTGATGGCAGTGGAAAGTTAAGCTTATAG